A DNA window from Paramormyrops kingsleyae isolate MSU_618 chromosome 10, PKINGS_0.4, whole genome shotgun sequence contains the following coding sequences:
- the b4gat1 gene encoding beta-1,4-glucuronyltransferase 1: MHFSKKCSVFKVVLSALLIVALLQLIYLSFLSKLHGKQQRYRYTELFGKRNAYQGEKNTRKERLKYSLSSGGIFDNSGQYRIYKNLIKSDYSTNQKSVVDARSNRIALATHTSINNLYHLDSLLERWQNPLSVAIFVHGQDVKFATAFVYALSIFCPNVQELVDFHLVCHSGETASFPEKDREQFAGLEDCRGVFAKLESHRNKYQNYAIGGNISYPNNLLRNVARGGTEAAYILVIDIDMVPSADLHQQFAGMLDRREPVPDEVFVLPAFEIRHTRKIPASKSELVQLYQVGEVRPFYEELCPRCQAPTNYSLWVNLNGPVPGQLDVAYTLNWVDPWEPFYIGPRAVPLYDESFRQYGFNRISQACELHVGGYKFSVLSSAFLVHRGFKVMGDFHKHKDEENRRNRLLFRSFKEGLKTKYPASNRRC; this comes from the exons ATGCATTTCTCTAAAAAATGCTCCGTGTTTAAAGTGGTGCTCAGTGCTCTGCTGATTGTAGCGCTCCTGCAGTTAATCTACCTGTCCTTCCTATCAAAGCTGCACGGCAAACAGCAGCGCTACAGGTATACGGAGTTATTTGGCAAGAGAAATGCGTACCAGGGAGAGAAAAACACAAGGAAAGAGCGTCTCAAGTACTCTCTGTCCTCTGGGGGCATTTTTGATAACAGTGGACAGTATCGTATATATAAGAACTTAATCAAAAGTGACTATTCGACGAATCAGAAGTCCGTTGTTGATGCCAGGTCAAATCGGATAGCGCTGGCCACGCATACGTCCATCAACAACCTCTATCACCTAGACTCGCTGCTAGAACGCTGGCAAAATCCTCTCTCAGTTGCGATATTCGTGCACGGACAGGATGTTAAGTTTGCCACTGCATTTGTCTATGCCCTTAGCATTTTTTGTCCAAATGTACAAGAGCTGGTGGACTTCCACCTTGTGTGCCACTCTGGAGAAACGGCCAGTTTCCCGGAAAAGGACAGAGAGCAGTTTGCAGGGTTGGAAGACTGCAGAGGAGTATTTGCTAAACTTGAGTCACACAGGAACAAATACCAGAACTATGCTATCGGTGGCAACATCTCGTATCCCAACAATCTGCTACGCAACGTGGCGCGAGGGGGTACAGAAGCCGCTTACATCCTGGTCATCGATATAGACATGGTGCCCAGTGCTGACCTCCATCAGCAGTTTGCCGGCATGCTGGATAGACGTGAACCTGTGCCTGATGAGGTCTTCGTCCTGCCGGCTTTTGAGATTCGGCACACCCGCAAGATCCCCGCCTCCAAGTCAGAACTAGTACAGCTGTACCAGGTGGGTGAGGTGCGGCCCTTCTACGAAGAGCTATGCCCCCGGTGCCAGGCCCCCACCAACTACTCCCTGTGGGTAAACTTGAACGGGCCTGTGCCAGGGCAGTTAGATGTTGCCTACACCCTCAACTGGGTGGACCCCTGGGAACCTTTCTACATTGGACCACGTGCCGTGCCTCTGTATGATGAGAGCTTTCGGCAGTATGGCTTCAACCGCATCAGTCAG GCCTGTGAGCTCCATGTGGGTGGTTACAAGTTCTCAGTGCTCAGCTCTGCTTTCTTGGTGCACCGCGGCTTCAAGGTGATGGGCGACTTCCACAAGCACAAGGATGAGGAGAACCGCCGCAACCGTCTGCTGTTCCGAAGCTTTAAGGAGGGGCTCAAGACCAAATACCCAGCCTCCAACCGTCGCTGCTGA